A section of the Kribbella sp. HUAS MG21 genome encodes:
- a CDS encoding discoidin domain-containing protein, translated as MRIPRWRLLTALLAASLAAAPLVRPAPAAQAAVLAGPNLAAGKPAAASSVTQNYVASNVTDGNQGSYWESANNAFPQWVQVDLGASVATNQVVLKLPTANWGARDQTLAIQGSTDGQNFTDLSAPTARTFSPPNNTVTIDYGTATTRYVRVRVTANTGWPAGQLSELEVYGPATGDTQAPTAPGSLALTEPGAGQIKLTWNAATDNVGVTGYDVYANGQLRTSVAGTVLTYTDNQPANVSVAYYVRAKDAAGNQSPNSNTVTRNGSGGVGSNLALNKPISASGFVHTYVAKNANDDNVTTYWEGNANPATLTTELGSNADLSSVVVRLNPDPVWGPRTQTFSILGREQSSSAFSTIVGSASYDFNPASGNSVTIPVSARVADVRLSFTGNTGAPAGQVAELQVLGVPAPNPDLTLSGVSWTPTSPVETDAITVRATVTNGGTGGSAATDVNFYLGETKVGTAAVGALAAGASATVSATIGARDAGSYALSAKVDEANAVIEQNDGNNTAQASGPLVVTPVASSDLVAAAVNWTPGNPTAGNSVAFSVAVKNQGSVASAAGAHGITLTVLNGSSVVATLTGSYNGSIAAGATTPAVALGNWTAANGRYTVRVVLADDANELPVKRTNNTSERPLFVGRGANMPYDHLEAEDASVGGGAAVVGPNRTIGDLAGEASGRRAVTLNTNGAYVEFTTRASTNTLVTRFSIPDSAGGGGQSSSLSVYVNGTFAKSLPLTSKYSWLYGAEASPNNSPGSGPARHIYDEANLMFDQTYPAGTKIRLQKDPANTTTYSIDFVDTEAVTALPNPGAGFVTPAGFTHQDVQNALDRVRQDTTLQGVYLPAGEYQTSSKFTIYGRAVKVVGAGPWFTRFVAPQNQSNTDVGFDAQSSANGSTFSGFSYFGNYDSRNDGPGKVFNFAGTSNMTIDNLWVEHQMCLYWGANTDNSVIRNTRIRNTFADGVNMTNGSSGNTVSNNEARSTGDDSFALFNATDNGGGEVRDNVFENLSAMLTWRAAGFAVYGGTNNVFRNLYAADMLTYPGITISSLDFGIPMNGFGATPPTQFQNASVVRAGGHFWGNQTFPGVWIYSATKVFQGIRVSDLDVVDPTYSGIMFQTDYVGGNPLFPVADTIFTNTTISGARKSGDAFDAKSGYAIWANELPEPGEGPARGEVTFNNLTLTNNAVDIHNPTTTFTIHRN; from the coding sequence ATGCGTATTCCGCGATGGCGGTTGCTGACCGCCTTGCTCGCCGCGAGTCTTGCGGCGGCACCACTCGTCCGGCCGGCACCCGCCGCGCAGGCCGCCGTACTCGCCGGACCCAATCTCGCCGCCGGCAAACCCGCGGCGGCCAGCAGCGTCACCCAGAACTACGTCGCGTCGAACGTGACCGACGGCAACCAGGGCAGCTACTGGGAGAGCGCGAACAACGCGTTCCCGCAGTGGGTGCAGGTCGACCTCGGCGCCTCGGTCGCGACCAACCAGGTCGTGCTCAAGCTGCCGACCGCGAACTGGGGCGCCCGCGACCAGACCCTCGCGATCCAGGGCAGCACCGACGGGCAGAACTTCACCGACCTGTCCGCGCCCACCGCCCGGACGTTCAGCCCGCCGAACAACACCGTGACGATCGACTACGGCACCGCCACCACGCGGTACGTCCGGGTCCGGGTCACCGCCAACACCGGCTGGCCGGCGGGCCAGCTGTCCGAGCTCGAGGTCTACGGGCCCGCGACCGGTGACACCCAGGCTCCTACCGCCCCGGGCAGCCTGGCCCTCACCGAACCCGGCGCCGGGCAGATCAAGCTGACCTGGAACGCGGCGACCGACAACGTCGGCGTCACCGGGTACGACGTGTACGCGAACGGCCAGCTGCGGACCAGTGTGGCCGGCACCGTGCTGACCTACACGGACAACCAGCCGGCGAACGTGTCGGTGGCGTACTACGTCCGCGCGAAGGATGCCGCCGGCAACCAGTCGCCGAACAGCAACACGGTGACCCGGAACGGCAGCGGCGGCGTGGGCAGCAACCTGGCGCTGAACAAGCCGATCAGCGCGTCTGGGTTCGTGCACACGTACGTCGCGAAGAACGCCAACGACGACAACGTCACGACGTACTGGGAGGGCAACGCGAACCCGGCGACGCTGACCACGGAGCTGGGTTCCAACGCCGACCTCAGCTCGGTCGTGGTGCGGCTGAACCCGGACCCGGTCTGGGGGCCGCGGACGCAGACGTTCTCGATCCTCGGTCGGGAGCAGAGCTCGTCGGCGTTCAGCACGATCGTCGGGTCGGCGTCGTACGACTTCAACCCGGCGAGCGGGAACAGCGTGACGATCCCGGTCAGCGCGCGGGTGGCCGACGTCCGGCTGAGCTTCACCGGGAACACCGGTGCGCCCGCCGGCCAGGTCGCGGAACTGCAGGTGCTCGGCGTCCCGGCACCGAACCCGGACCTGACGCTCTCCGGGGTGTCCTGGACGCCGACGTCGCCGGTCGAGACCGACGCGATCACGGTCCGCGCGACGGTGACCAACGGCGGGACGGGCGGCTCCGCGGCAACCGACGTGAACTTCTACCTCGGCGAGACCAAGGTCGGTACGGCGGCCGTCGGCGCGCTCGCGGCCGGAGCGTCTGCGACGGTCAGCGCGACGATCGGTGCGCGGGACGCGGGCTCGTACGCGTTGAGCGCGAAGGTGGACGAGGCCAACGCGGTGATCGAGCAGAACGACGGGAACAACACGGCTCAGGCCTCCGGGCCGCTGGTCGTGACGCCGGTGGCAAGCTCGGACCTGGTCGCGGCCGCGGTGAACTGGACGCCGGGGAACCCGACGGCCGGCAACTCGGTGGCCTTCTCGGTCGCGGTGAAGAACCAAGGCAGCGTCGCCTCTGCGGCTGGTGCGCACGGGATCACGCTGACGGTGCTGAACGGGTCGTCGGTGGTGGCGACGCTGACCGGCTCGTACAACGGGTCGATCGCGGCCGGGGCGACGACGCCTGCTGTTGCTCTGGGCAACTGGACGGCCGCGAACGGCCGCTACACGGTGCGCGTCGTACTGGCGGACGACGCGAACGAGTTGCCGGTGAAGCGGACGAACAACACGAGCGAGCGGCCGCTGTTCGTCGGCCGGGGCGCGAACATGCCGTACGACCATCTCGAGGCGGAGGACGCCTCGGTCGGCGGTGGCGCGGCCGTCGTCGGGCCGAACCGGACGATCGGCGACCTCGCCGGTGAGGCGTCCGGGCGGCGCGCGGTGACGCTGAACACTAACGGCGCGTACGTCGAGTTCACCACGCGGGCATCGACGAACACGCTGGTCACGCGCTTCTCGATCCCGGACTCCGCGGGTGGCGGCGGGCAGTCGTCGTCGCTGAGCGTCTACGTGAACGGGACCTTCGCGAAGTCGTTGCCGCTGACGTCGAAGTACTCGTGGCTTTACGGTGCGGAGGCGTCGCCGAACAACTCGCCGGGGTCAGGCCCGGCGCGGCACATCTACGACGAGGCGAACCTGATGTTCGACCAGACGTACCCGGCCGGGACGAAGATCCGGCTGCAGAAGGATCCGGCGAACACGACGACGTACTCGATCGACTTCGTCGACACCGAGGCCGTGACCGCACTGCCGAACCCGGGAGCCGGGTTCGTGACGCCGGCCGGGTTCACGCACCAGGACGTGCAGAACGCGCTCGACCGGGTGCGGCAGGACACCACGCTGCAGGGCGTGTACCTGCCGGCGGGTGAGTACCAGACGTCGTCGAAGTTCACCATCTACGGGCGGGCCGTGAAGGTCGTCGGGGCCGGGCCGTGGTTCACCCGGTTCGTGGCGCCGCAGAACCAGTCGAACACCGACGTCGGGTTCGACGCGCAGTCGTCGGCGAACGGGTCGACGTTCAGCGGGTTCTCGTACTTCGGGAACTACGACAGCCGCAACGACGGGCCGGGGAAGGTGTTCAACTTCGCGGGGACGTCGAACATGACGATCGACAACCTGTGGGTCGAGCACCAGATGTGCCTGTACTGGGGCGCGAACACCGACAACTCGGTGATCCGGAACACCCGGATCCGGAACACGTTTGCGGACGGCGTGAACATGACGAACGGTTCCTCCGGAAACACCGTCAGCAACAACGAGGCACGCTCGACCGGGGACGACAGCTTCGCGCTGTTCAACGCCACGGACAACGGTGGCGGCGAGGTCCGGGACAACGTTTTCGAGAACCTGTCCGCGATGCTCACCTGGCGGGCCGCCGGGTTCGCCGTCTACGGCGGGACGAACAACGTTTTCCGAAACCTGTACGCCGCGGACATGCTGACGTACCCGGGCATCACGATCAGCTCGCTGGACTTCGGCATCCCGATGAACGGCTTCGGCGCGACGCCGCCGACGCAGTTCCAGAACGCGTCCGTGGTCCGCGCCGGGGGGCACTTCTGGGGGAACCAGACGTTCCCCGGCGTGTGGATCTACTCCGCCACGAAGGTGTTCCAGGGCATCCGGGTCTCGGACCTGGACGTCGTCGATCCGACGTACTCCGGGATCATGTTCCAGACCGACTACGTCGGCGGCAACCCGCTCTTCCCGGTCGCCGACACGATCTTCACCAACACCACGATCTCCGGCGCCCGCAAGTCCGGCGACGCCTTCGACGCCAAGTCCGGCTACGCCATCTGGGCCAACGAACTCCCCGAACCAGGCGAAGGCCCCGCGCGCGGCGAGGTCACCTTCAACAACCTCACCCTCACCAACAACGCGGTGGACATCCACAACCCCACCACAACCTTCACCATCCACCGCAACTAA
- a CDS encoding winged helix-turn-helix domain-containing protein, whose protein sequence is MIRIHFTAADRGRVTFPAEPHPLWEATLAARALSDRTVWPAVRRWRRTAAPRVQGSMRPLFKLISPNGLFPGFLIAEGEGLEAAVEALTETPADVIRDQLEPWLPPDIDRYMRGLLDGRAGSRRALGTAVREFHQEVLVPSSGELYQRYGAELGIRSRAVLHGGVDALLSSLHPDVEWCDPVLTTHGVSDDWVDDVHLEGRGLELYPSPLVTNCLLLDASDRRPVLVYPCADLPAADQDPTTADALADLLGRTRAAVLRSLTYPATTTQLSRRVGISPASTSEHTRVLRAAGLITTHRTQGTALHALTPTAHPLLTGESRGIPGQIPKSVPNP, encoded by the coding sequence ATGATCCGGATCCACTTCACCGCCGCGGACCGGGGCCGGGTCACGTTCCCGGCCGAGCCGCATCCGCTGTGGGAGGCCACGCTCGCGGCCCGCGCGCTGAGCGACCGGACGGTGTGGCCGGCCGTACGGCGATGGCGTCGTACGGCGGCGCCGCGGGTGCAGGGGTCGATGCGGCCGCTGTTCAAGCTGATCTCGCCGAACGGGCTGTTTCCGGGTTTCCTGATCGCGGAGGGGGAGGGGCTGGAGGCCGCGGTCGAGGCTTTGACGGAGACGCCGGCCGATGTGATCCGGGACCAGTTGGAACCGTGGTTGCCGCCGGACATCGACCGGTACATGCGTGGGCTGCTCGACGGACGTGCTGGGTCGCGGCGGGCGCTGGGGACTGCCGTGCGGGAGTTCCACCAGGAGGTACTGGTGCCGTCGTCGGGGGAGCTGTACCAGCGGTACGGCGCCGAACTCGGGATCCGGTCGCGCGCGGTGCTGCACGGGGGAGTCGACGCGCTGCTGTCGTCGCTGCATCCGGACGTCGAGTGGTGCGATCCGGTCCTCACCACTCATGGGGTGTCCGACGACTGGGTCGACGACGTACACCTCGAGGGTCGCGGCCTCGAGCTCTACCCGTCCCCGCTGGTCACGAACTGCCTGTTGCTGGACGCTTCCGACCGCCGCCCCGTCCTCGTCTACCCGTGCGCCGACCTCCCCGCCGCCGACCAGGACCCCACCACGGCCGACGCCCTCGCGGACCTCCTGGGCCGAACCCGCGCCGCCGTACTCCGCTCCCTCACCTACCCCGCCACCACAACCCAACTCTCCCGCCGCGTAGGCATCTCCCCGGCCTCCACCTCCGAACACACCCGAGTCCTCCGAGCGGCAGGCCTCATAACCACCCACCGAACCCAAGGCACCGCCCTCCACGCCCTAACCCCCACCGCCCACCCCCTCCTCACCGGGGAATCCAGGGGCATCCCAGGGCAGATACCAAAATCCGTCCCCAACCCCTGA
- a CDS encoding superoxide dismutase: MKRLAFLSVLILAAATPMTTANATSVHRPTQYVVSNTPGDTPEGIEVTRDGTMYVTSVGTGAVYRGNTRSPKLSLFLPPGSDGRTSATGVHVDRWGRVLVAGASTSKLFLYDAGGRLLDVQHSAEGAFLNDFTIVGDAVYVTDSAHNQVWRAPLTRAGLGKLEPWITRDRIQPKPYFLNGIVTDGRVLLVGEQGQDVTYRIDLRTKQVSVLDVPNGILSGDGYLLEGHRLYAVHNAGGGKYVTRLAILNDDLTAATLVADSTPGAAGATPTTIARDRGRLLWVNSQLDMAPGTPPYTVSVVPGLR, from the coding sequence ATGAAACGTCTGGCATTCCTCAGCGTCCTGATCCTCGCGGCGGCGACCCCGATGACCACAGCCAACGCCACCTCCGTCCACCGGCCGACGCAGTACGTCGTCTCGAACACGCCGGGTGACACGCCCGAAGGGATCGAGGTGACGCGCGACGGCACGATGTACGTGACGAGCGTCGGCACCGGCGCGGTGTACCGCGGCAACACGCGCTCGCCGAAGCTCAGTCTGTTCCTGCCGCCCGGTTCGGACGGACGTACGTCGGCCACCGGCGTGCACGTCGACCGCTGGGGCCGTGTCCTGGTGGCGGGAGCGAGCACGTCGAAGCTGTTCCTGTACGACGCCGGCGGTCGGCTGCTCGACGTACAGCACTCGGCGGAAGGCGCGTTCCTCAACGACTTCACGATCGTGGGCGACGCCGTGTACGTGACGGATTCCGCGCACAATCAGGTCTGGCGGGCGCCGCTCACCCGCGCCGGTCTCGGCAAGCTCGAGCCATGGATCACCCGCGACCGGATCCAGCCGAAACCGTATTTCCTGAACGGGATCGTCACCGACGGGCGGGTGCTCCTGGTTGGCGAGCAGGGGCAGGACGTCACGTACCGGATCGACCTGCGCACCAAGCAGGTGAGCGTGCTGGACGTTCCGAACGGCATCTTGTCCGGCGACGGCTATCTGCTCGAGGGACACAGGTTGTACGCCGTCCACAACGCGGGCGGCGGGAAGTACGTCACCAGGCTCGCGATCCTGAACGACGACCTCACCGCGGCGACGCTTGTCGCAGACTCCACTCCGGGTGCCGCCGGAGCCACCCCCACGACAATCGCCCGCGACCGCGGCCGCCTCCTGTGGGTCAACAGCCAGCTGGACATGGCCCCCGGCACACCGCCGTACACCGTCAGCGTCGTCCCCGGCCTGCGGTAA
- a CDS encoding MarR family transcriptional regulator: MAQEALQLLVSMHRIVRHLRRSRTTTLMHPTQFLALMLIADEQPIRIGEIATRVPCSQPTATTTVAALEEAGLVRREADPVDGRATAVVLTDAGAATVEASGRQAAEELAKLLDRLDDSERTLVLQAGTILARVTDDL, encoded by the coding sequence ATGGCGCAGGAGGCGTTGCAGCTGCTGGTCAGCATGCACCGGATCGTCAGGCACCTGCGCCGGAGCAGGACCACCACGCTCATGCATCCGACGCAGTTCCTGGCGCTGATGCTGATCGCCGACGAGCAGCCGATCCGGATCGGCGAGATCGCCACCCGGGTACCGTGCTCCCAGCCGACCGCGACCACCACGGTCGCCGCGCTCGAGGAGGCCGGTCTGGTCCGCCGCGAGGCCGACCCGGTCGACGGCCGCGCGACCGCCGTCGTACTCACCGACGCCGGCGCCGCGACGGTCGAGGCCTCCGGCCGCCAAGCAGCCGAAGAACTCGCCAAACTCCTCGACCGCCTCGACGACTCCGAACGCACCCTGGTCCTCCAAGCCGGCACGATCCTGGCCCGCGTAACCGACGACCTCTGA
- a CDS encoding FAD-dependent oxidoreductase — MKHRIVVLGAGYAGAYVAGNLARRLSRADTEITVVNAEPDFVQRLRLHQLALGQKVATLQLTDAFAGTGIQLRLARVTAVDPERRVVAVADSGGGGELGYDTLVYALGSHGDNTGLPGAAEYAFDIASRPSALRLRERLERLGEQGNVVIIGDGLTGIETAAEVAESRPDLSVTLIARGELGARLSNAAREHLRRTFARLGVRVLEHTTAEAVEAERVLCADGVVLASDATVWTAGFAVDPIAAEAGLEVTANGRIVVDRTMRSVSHPEVYAVGDAAYAVGDNGRPLPMSCASAGYTGMQAVVAIIGRLTGREVRRTKLLYYGNHISLGRRDGIVQLVDGAGVAKPKYTGGRTAARIKAGIVRTSLWATAHPTFGLPRRRYRVSPQPARV; from the coding sequence ATGAAGCACCGCATCGTCGTCCTCGGCGCCGGCTACGCAGGGGCCTACGTCGCCGGCAACCTGGCCCGTCGGCTGTCCCGGGCCGACACCGAGATCACCGTGGTCAACGCCGAGCCTGACTTCGTCCAGCGGCTGCGGCTGCATCAGCTCGCGCTCGGCCAGAAGGTCGCGACCCTGCAGCTCACCGACGCGTTCGCCGGTACCGGGATCCAGCTCCGTCTCGCCCGGGTCACCGCCGTCGATCCCGAGCGCCGCGTCGTCGCCGTCGCTGATTCCGGCGGAGGCGGCGAGCTCGGCTACGACACGCTCGTCTACGCGCTCGGCAGCCACGGCGACAACACCGGCCTGCCGGGCGCGGCGGAGTACGCCTTCGACATCGCGAGCCGCCCGTCGGCGTTGCGCCTGCGCGAGCGTCTGGAACGGCTTGGCGAGCAAGGAAACGTCGTGATCATCGGCGACGGGCTGACCGGGATCGAGACCGCTGCCGAGGTCGCCGAGTCCCGGCCTGACCTGTCCGTCACGCTCATCGCCCGCGGCGAACTGGGCGCCCGGCTCTCCAACGCTGCGCGGGAGCATCTGCGCCGGACGTTCGCCCGGCTCGGCGTACGCGTCCTCGAGCACACGACCGCAGAAGCCGTCGAGGCCGAGCGGGTCCTGTGTGCGGACGGAGTGGTGCTTGCGTCGGACGCGACAGTGTGGACGGCCGGGTTCGCAGTCGACCCGATCGCGGCGGAGGCCGGCTTGGAGGTCACCGCGAACGGGCGGATCGTCGTCGATCGCACGATGCGGTCGGTGTCGCATCCGGAGGTGTACGCGGTCGGCGATGCCGCGTACGCCGTCGGAGACAACGGCCGGCCGCTGCCGATGTCGTGCGCGTCGGCCGGGTACACGGGCATGCAGGCGGTCGTCGCGATCATCGGACGCCTGACCGGTCGCGAGGTACGCCGTACCAAGCTGTTGTACTACGGCAACCACATCAGCCTCGGGCGGCGCGACGGGATCGTGCAGCTGGTCGACGGCGCGGGCGTGGCGAAACCGAAGTACACCGGCGGCCGTACTGCGGCGCGGATCAAGGCCGGCATCGTCAGAACGTCGCTCTGGGCAACGGCACATCCGACCTTCGGCCTGCCGAGGCGGAGGTACCGCGTGTCTCCGCAGCCGGCGCGTGTCTGA
- a CDS encoding sigma-70 family RNA polymerase sigma factor, translated as MDSTAVEHFEASRSRLASLAYRLLGSAVDAEDAVQEAFLHWQAADRDRIKVPEAWLTRIVTNLCLDRLRSAQYRRERVVGGWLPEPLLDGDPMLGPADTVEQRESVSLAMLTLLERLTPVERAVYVLREAFSYSHAEVAGILDVSESASQQHLHRARHRITAARRRGEVDPAAARGIVEEFLAAASSGRTERLVALLTDDATALSDGAGLTATLQRYDTPQRIAAIARGGFKPTPAKRRFAGGTPAVHYAVVNGGPAILFVVEERVVGAVTFDIAHGRIATVRGIAAPARLTRLADAWRRHEPEPPLITEW; from the coding sequence GTGGACAGCACCGCCGTCGAGCACTTCGAGGCCAGCCGGAGCCGGTTGGCCTCGTTGGCGTACCGGCTGCTGGGATCGGCCGTCGATGCCGAGGACGCCGTACAGGAGGCGTTCCTGCACTGGCAGGCCGCCGACCGGGACCGGATCAAGGTGCCGGAGGCGTGGCTGACCAGGATCGTCACGAACTTGTGCCTCGACCGGTTGCGCTCGGCGCAGTACCGCCGGGAGCGCGTCGTCGGCGGCTGGCTGCCCGAACCGCTGCTCGATGGCGACCCGATGCTCGGTCCGGCCGACACGGTCGAGCAGCGCGAGTCGGTGTCGCTGGCGATGCTGACCTTGCTGGAGCGCCTGACGCCGGTGGAACGCGCTGTCTACGTTCTGCGCGAAGCGTTTTCCTACAGTCATGCCGAGGTGGCCGGAATCCTCGACGTGTCGGAATCCGCGAGCCAGCAGCACCTGCACCGTGCGCGGCACCGGATCACGGCCGCCCGCCGTCGCGGCGAGGTCGACCCGGCGGCCGCGCGCGGCATCGTCGAGGAGTTCCTCGCTGCCGCGTCCTCGGGCCGCACGGAACGGCTGGTTGCCCTGCTCACCGATGACGCGACCGCGCTCTCCGACGGCGCCGGTCTGACCGCGACCCTGCAGCGCTACGACACCCCGCAGCGGATCGCGGCGATCGCGCGGGGCGGGTTCAAGCCCACGCCCGCGAAGCGCCGCTTCGCCGGCGGCACGCCGGCCGTCCACTACGCGGTCGTCAACGGCGGGCCCGCGATCCTCTTCGTGGTCGAGGAGCGGGTCGTCGGCGCCGTGACGTTCGACATCGCCCACGGCAGGATCGCCACGGTGCGCGGGATCGCGGCGCCAGCCCGGCTCACTCGCCTCGCCGACGCCTGGCGCCGGCACGAACCGGAGCCACCGCTGATCACCGAGTGGTGA
- a CDS encoding DUF402 domain-containing protein, producing the protein MFEGAVEGWWYVDVVEIGRDERGLVVRDLYVDFLIPPAVNRYQILDLDELSDAVRDGQLTAAQCADVLTTTQRFINRYLRGPEEGPNGPSSVFPPPEVTALEEFPPFPQR; encoded by the coding sequence GTGTTCGAGGGGGCGGTCGAAGGATGGTGGTACGTCGACGTGGTGGAGATCGGGCGGGACGAGCGCGGGCTGGTCGTGCGTGACTTGTACGTCGATTTCCTGATTCCGCCGGCGGTGAATCGGTACCAGATCCTGGATCTGGACGAACTGTCCGACGCGGTCAGGGACGGGCAGCTGACGGCTGCGCAGTGCGCCGACGTTCTGACGACCACTCAGCGGTTCATCAACCGCTATCTGCGCGGTCCCGAGGAAGGCCCGAACGGTCCGTCCAGCGTTTTCCCGCCGCCGGAAGTCACGGCGCTGGAGGAGTTTCCGCCGTTTCCGCAGCGGTAG
- the acs gene encoding acetate--CoA ligase, producing the protein MHEERRFEPPADLAANANLTADAYDQAAADFEGFWAEQAKRLTWATEPTQTLDWSNPPFAKWYADGKLNAAYNCLDRHVENGLGDKIAYYFEGEPGDTREITYAQLKDEVCQAANALLELGVKAGDRVAIYMPMIPETVVAMLACARIGAPHTVVFGGFSADALKGRIQDCDARVVITSDGGYRRGAPAALKPAVDAALEDCPDVRNVLVVKRTGQETNIVEGRDLWWEDFVGKQSTEHTPEAFDAEHPLYVMYTSGTTGKPKGILHTTGGYLVGTAYTQWGVFDLKPDTDVYWTAADIGWVTGHSYIVYGALANATTSVMYEGTPDTPHQGRWWEIVQKYKVSILYCAPTAIRTFMKWGADIPAKFDLSSLRVIGSVGEPINPEAYVWYREHIGGNKAPVVDTWWQTETGMHMISPLPGVTAGKPGAAMKAIPGVNVDVVDDAGKPVPNGSGGYLVITKPWPAMLRTLWGDDQRFVDTYWSRWPGVYFAGDGAKKDEDGDLWLLGRVDDVMNVSGHRLSTTEIESALVSHPKVAEAAVVGASDPTTGQAIAAFVILRSEAGDGGPDVVQELRNHVAKEIGPIAKPRQIMVVSELPKTRSGKIMRRLLRDVAENREVGDVTTLADSTVMDLIKSNLESGKSDED; encoded by the coding sequence ACCTGGCCGCGAACGCGAACCTCACGGCGGACGCCTACGACCAGGCCGCGGCCGACTTCGAGGGGTTCTGGGCGGAGCAGGCCAAGCGGCTGACCTGGGCCACCGAGCCGACCCAGACGCTGGACTGGAGCAACCCGCCGTTCGCGAAGTGGTACGCCGACGGCAAGCTGAACGCGGCGTACAACTGCCTCGACCGGCACGTCGAGAACGGTCTCGGCGACAAGATCGCCTACTACTTCGAGGGTGAGCCCGGTGACACCCGCGAGATCACCTACGCGCAGCTCAAGGACGAGGTCTGCCAGGCCGCGAACGCGCTGCTCGAGCTCGGGGTGAAGGCCGGCGACCGGGTCGCGATCTACATGCCGATGATCCCCGAAACCGTTGTCGCGATGCTCGCCTGCGCGCGGATCGGCGCCCCGCACACGGTGGTGTTCGGCGGCTTCTCCGCGGACGCGCTGAAGGGCCGCATCCAGGACTGCGACGCGCGCGTCGTGATCACGTCGGACGGCGGCTACCGCCGCGGCGCGCCCGCCGCGCTGAAGCCGGCCGTCGACGCCGCGCTCGAGGACTGCCCCGACGTCCGGAACGTCCTGGTCGTGAAGCGCACCGGCCAGGAGACGAACATCGTCGAGGGCCGCGACCTGTGGTGGGAGGACTTCGTCGGCAAGCAGTCGACCGAGCACACCCCGGAGGCGTTCGACGCCGAGCACCCGCTGTACGTGATGTACACGTCGGGTACGACGGGCAAGCCGAAGGGCATCCTGCACACCACGGGCGGGTACCTCGTCGGCACGGCGTACACGCAGTGGGGTGTGTTCGACCTCAAGCCGGACACCGACGTGTACTGGACCGCGGCCGACATCGGCTGGGTGACCGGGCACAGCTACATCGTGTACGGCGCGCTCGCGAACGCGACCACCTCCGTGATGTACGAAGGCACGCCGGACACCCCGCACCAGGGCCGCTGGTGGGAGATCGTCCAGAAGTACAAGGTCTCGATCCTGTACTGCGCCCCGACCGCGATCCGGACCTTCATGAAGTGGGGCGCCGACATCCCGGCGAAGTTCGACCTGTCGTCGCTGCGGGTGATCGGGTCGGTCGGCGAGCCGATCAACCCGGAGGCCTACGTCTGGTACCGCGAGCACATCGGCGGGAACAAGGCGCCGGTCGTCGACACCTGGTGGCAGACCGAGACCGGGATGCACATGATCTCGCCACTGCCGGGCGTGACCGCCGGCAAGCCCGGCGCCGCGATGAAGGCGATCCCGGGCGTGAACGTCGACGTCGTCGACGACGCGGGCAAGCCGGTGCCGAACGGTTCCGGCGGCTACCTGGTCATCACCAAGCCGTGGCCGGCGATGCTCCGCACGCTGTGGGGCGACGACCAGCGGTTCGTCGACACGTACTGGTCGCGCTGGCCGGGCGTGTACTTCGCCGGTGACGGCGCGAAGAAGGACGAGGACGGCGACCTGTGGCTGCTGGGCCGGGTCGACGACGTGATGAACGTGTCCGGGCACCGGCTGTCGACGACCGAGATCGAGTCCGCGCTGGTCTCGCACCCGAAGGTCGCCGAGGCCGCCGTGGTCGGCGCGTCCGACCCGACGACCGGTCAGGCGATCGCCGCCTTCGTCATCCTCCGCTCGGAGGCCGGTGACGGCGGGCCGGACGTGGTGCAGGAGCTGCGCAACCACGTCGCCAAGGAGATCGGCCCGATCGCCAAGCCGCGCCAGATCATGGTCGTCTCGGAGCTCCCGAAGACCCGCTCCGGCAAGATCATGCGCCGGCTGCTCCGCGACGTCGCCGAGAACCGCGAGGTCGGCGACGTGACCACGCTCGCCGACTCGACCGTCATGGACCTGATCAAGTCCAACCTGGAGTCCGGCAAGTCCGACGAGGACTGA